The Aspergillus fumigatus Af293 chromosome 3, whole genome shotgun sequence region ATGGTCAGGCCGCGACTCACCGAGCACGACATCACGCTTGTGTGGTCTTCCCCCTCATACTCGGTTTTGATCAGGGCGTGTAGCCGGCTGCACCCGTGCAGCATCGCACACAGATCCAGAGCATTGTCGGCCATTCTCAACTCCGCTGCGGTTCGTTTTCTCGCCTCGTAGTGATCAAGCAGCTCGTCCGCCCACCGCGGGGGATGTTGCTCCCAGGAACCCCAGGAGACCATCAACGACGGGGACTGGTCATGTGAAACCTTCTTGGTTTCCACAAAGGCCTTTGCCTCGTGCAAGATACATAAGCTATTCCACCAGATGGAGGGGCTGCTCGCGATGTAGCAATCGAAGGACTGCGGCCGGGTGAATAATGCATGGAGGGCGAGCAAGCCCCCATAGGAATGGCCATAAAGCGCTTCTCTGGCGAGCGACACCTGTGGGAATCGAGCCTGCACCGCAGGTCGAACAGAATTCTCAATGAAGTCCAGGAACACATCTGCTCCCCCATACCCCACGGGTGCGCACGCCGTGGGGGGCGTCAGATCGAAGCTGCGCCGTCGGGCATCATAGAGCTTTCCCTTTAAGGGGTATCCAATAGCGACAATGATGCCCCC contains the following coding sequences:
- the estB gene encoding alpha/beta hydrolase, encoding MGDRPTPVPLPNSEQFYLENDRGEPYLIQVSWPLHWEDKQTGRGPLPIIYIVDGNALFLTATEAAWRRAAASHFAGGGIIVAIGYPLKGKLYDARRRSFDLTPPTACAPVGYGGADVFLDFIENSVRPAVQARFPQVSLAREALYGHSYGGLLALHALFTRPQSFDCYIASSPSIWWNSLCILHEAKAFVETKKVSHDQSPSLMVSWGSWEQHPPRWADELLDHYEARKRTAAELRMADNALDLCAMLHGCSRLHALIKTEYEGEDHTSVMSCSVSRGLTMFFEDWPFHQSG